The DNA sequence acaaaaaaatggagaaaaatttTATATTGATACATATCTTTCTAGTCcaatatttctcattttcttatCGCTACTTCCTCAAATGAAACAGACCTACAAGTTCTACTAGCTTTCCAAAGTTTTATTACAAGTCCTAGTCATCTTTTGGCCAAGTACTGGACCAAGAATACTTCTTTTTGCTCTTGGTTTGGTGTCACTTGCAGTACAAAATGGCAAAGAGTTGTGGCCTTATCTCTTCCTAATTTGCAACTTAAAGGCACAATTTCCCCATCTTTGGCCAATTTGTCCGAAGTGTGCTCAATCTTGGAAACAACAATTTCCATGGTGGCATCCCTTACGGACTTGGCCACTTGCCTCGCTTGCGAGTGCTTGATATTCAGAACAATCAGCTCCAAGGAAGTGTGCCAACAAGTCTATTTCAACACCAAAGagttcaaaaaatttcattggCTTACAACAAACTCAGAGGTGAAATGTGGAAAGATCCATGGTATGTACCGGAACTTAGAGTCTTAAATCTAAGGAACAATAGCCTCAGGGGTATAATCCCTCCTTTAGTTGGAAATGCCACAAAATTGATGAACTTCAGTTTGTATGGGGATAGAGTCAGTGGTAACATTCCAAAGGAAATTGGTAATCTAAGCTAACTTGCAATTTTATCCTTGGTCAATAATCAATTAACAGGCTCTATTCTTGCAACACTGTTTAATATCTCATCGCTACTTGAAGTGCATCTGGGATactgataacgtccaaatccactcctcaaagagaaagtgtacacggtcgtttgcaatataatttacccaactatgagtcgggatcgatcccacagggaacaatatactaggcgattaaGAAAGTAAGGAACTTTCACTTACTAAGCTAAGTCAAACatagataatattttgattttaagaaaattataactaatgcgaaaatataaactaatctagaaagcaagtaaaatgatcaatggccacaagcatggataatAGGAGATTACACTCAGTaatgatccaatgtattttacaattttacaactatgagcgggtttatgttaatagataatgatttttaaaatctcattgaaagtctctcaaccaaatcaatgaatttcactctaagctttctcagccttagagtgtgatgtTAAACACAATCAATTCAACCTCAAGTTAACTATCCTATCtcagctcaagttattagatgggtttaatgacccaaatccttgctatctaactcttttcctagctttcactttctttctaaagcaaagtaaaagtacttaggcacaaataatgATTGCAACCATTAAGAGACATTTAAGCATGAAGAGTTGATAGAAAAACattaacccacttcattagaaataaaaattgttcaataaataagcaaaacaagagttcaATCCAAAACTTGGACAATGAATATTTTTCGTAAACAAGCATTCAAGTAATGAAATGGAATACTACACGCTAGATATACGATACAAAGCAAGTTTAATCAAGAAAAGAGTTAAGAAATTTATCATTCAAGTTCttcaatcttctcctccaatggtGTGGTTGATGATGAACCCTAGCTCCAAGCTTGAAAtgtggccaaagatgaaaatattttcccccaagtcttccttttatatttccccatttttccaagaccaaaaattgacaaaataTGCCCCAGATTTCAGTTTTTGCAGTTCTGtcccgtttttgcaaaactgtccacttttgacagttttgcaaaactgtgcAGTTTTTGtccaatttggcctctttttgactttattttcatgtttcttccgatcacttctaaatcagaTAAACCTATAAAAAggaagtaaacgacattaaatgcactattttctcaatcaaaacatagcaacaatctaagattaaagaagaaataagttggtaaaataccaacttatcagaTACAATAGCCTTTCTGGTCCTCTCTTGCTTGATGAAGGGAGTATTTTGTCAAATATAGAGTTTTTAAGCATATCTTGCAATTTTATTTCTGGTTGCATTCCTTCCAACATATGCCAACTTATAGAGCTCCAAGTTTTGTCCTTATCTTTCAACAAGATAATTGGAGATATACCCAGAAGTATTAGTTGCCTGGCCAAGCTTGAGGTGTTCTATATTGCTGATAATCGAATAAGTGGGACTATTCCTGCTTCATTGGGCAATATTTCCACTCTGCAATTTATTGATTGTCCAAACAATCGCATAGCGGGGCAAGTTCCTCCAGAATTAGGGAAGCTATCGAATTTGAGGCACTTAAACTTTGAACAGAATTATAATCTTATTGGtcaaattgtcacaccccgaccttactggggtgtgatgggcacccgaccctcctcgcagtcgagcgaacccttaaacgttcgcgggCATGAAACCCTCGTCAtctcgaaaatttttaagaaacatgaaacttttcaaacaataatcattatctgaGAATGCATACTcctttaacatttacaaattattcgcacttcccgacgcactatccacaggacactgtctgcaaagtctctaacatgtgctaaaaaccatgacacgaacactttgactcggcaacactccgaactgaggtggagctcgccaattccgcgGGAACAACTTCTAACAAGTCttcttcatccgggtgtactcgcgtggcatgaaaacgcggcCGAAGAAGAGAGGGTCAAGAcggatatgtaccgagtatgcaaagcgattacaacaacaatcaccgctcaatttagaagaaaagaaatcacaatcaagctcattacctcGGTAGCCTCGGCCGAggaaaatataaacgtatacatggggtcctagaacaacccttaagtaaataatacaaatgaacacacattccttagCAAAGGATGTAACCTAACCGTGTGGcgcctccgacataccaatgaaatagtccttCGACGCCGCTTccgcaataataatgatgataataataataataatagtaataataataataataatagtaataataataatagtaatccccttcgggcattgccgctttcGCCCGTAAGATAATGATACGCCACCCGGGCATTGCCGCTCCGCATAATAATGATATTTTTCGCCGGGCATTGTCGCTTCCGGCAGATAATACGATGATAGTCCCTTTCGGGCATTGCgcgcttccgcataataatgatgatagccCCGCCCGGGCGTCGCTCGCATAATAATGGTGGCCCTTCGGCACGccgtccgacatacgtctatcccggccccatcggacatgtcGGCCCCGCATCCCAGCCCCCTTCGGGCacgccactcgtgacatacggctatcccAGCCCCCATCGGgtatgccactcgtgacatactactaatcccAGTctcccttcgggcataatgataataataatgagatatcgcacccccttcggagtggttttgaaaagtttaaataataaaatctcacccccatcggagtggttttatacgcacccccttcggagtggttttagaaaagcctagaaaataatatatcacacccccttcggagtggttttacgaaagctttagaaaataatatatcacacccccttcggagtggttttaggaAGGTTTATagaatatcacactcccttcggagtggttttgaaaagtttataaaatatcacttaatgaagccatttatggtagtttcaagacaattcgattacattcccgCAAGCTACTGACGTtcgagcatttttccaacaagccAGCAGTTCTAGTTCAATAGCACCGAAtaaatagtgctcaatttcgaatcgaatttcgatgaacaagaataacccccgaggctcaaattcaagcctagtacacctagggacatgccaaaagaaggagaggatagcttcacatacctttctcgcttgccAAGCTCATCAAAACCCAATCCCGCTTCGCCAAAAatctttttcttctaacttcttcaccTCCTAAGTGTCAATCGACAAACCAACGGCtcatcttccgaaataattgcaccacgttgtagagggaccttgaattggtaggaatatagcaagaaaataatttttgggaagaGATTTCATGGGGGAGAAATTcccatgccatggccgaataggccatagCCTTGACTCTCCAtctttctttgttcttgttttctttctttcttgaagtttcatgaacttaTGGGAGTATATATAATATCTCATAATTCTCCCCCTCCACTtatctatatttataaataagtccctcaagttggtcacatggctttcttcttccttttctagatttttctcttattttcttgaaaattcttgaaaattctaagtgtcacatggccccctttcttcttttattatcAAACATGGCCCTTATATGGGCCATAGCCCATTTTTTTCCctccatggccggccacacttGTGGCCTgggcctctttttttctttttttttttccaagcccaattatttgtgGCTAGTTTCCGTAATTCGTGAAACcattttcccaatttccaattttgcccttagccttcctcgacaTTTTCACACCAATACTTCCCATGACCAACttacatgttaaataaaaatcaaatatgaccTTATCTCTTAAAAGCCaccattatttcaaatttccccATTGTATAAAAATACttcggatataacatcctcctctTTCCTTGAATATCTGGcccctcgaatgttcaaccgatcTCCCGGGGGTGGTATGATACTCCGGAGGATCCCTCCTTATAGtcgtcctttttcttcatactcattcttgttaagtccgacatgatatattctcccccccttGCGGGGCTCCTATACGCCGCTCCCTCACGTTTCGGGATACACGTGTTCACTAATTTAATCACAACGAGGCGTCATACGCATTCATACGTGTATACATAGTcattatcaactaatccacaaaatgcttccaaacgtagttcaagcctatcctaattccaaagccgTATGCATTTGCcgtctcttctctaatctcgcCCGTCGCGTGCTGGCGGCTCCTTTTATAGttccaaccatcttgtacattctattttcccatttgtcTCGGATCGACATTTGTGgaaattttggcatacttccctgcgggtcacccatcccggaaTCGCTCCCActccgagcacgcttaacctcgaaactttgatgAAATCGGTGCCTTAccgccgatataatcgcgtacgccttctcatatggcctttattacacaACTGGAGCCGGGGCCAAAGTTTTATTGCATTCCCGAGGCGCGCTCGCAACACATCCTTTctcttgcaattaccgttttgcccttttcgattcttaatgttcaccttcacttcattctcccgacttacatttcgcaatacttcaatattcttaccttatccaacatgcctcgtccgcaccgtTGTTTGCCACAAGCACTTTGTAATCGTTGATGTCATAGATCGCTTTCTTTATCGACGTCGTCCTTCACCTCgaaataaaaggttagtacaagggacttcataccctatgaccgggctctatcgcacgatcttagatatgaaagaaggtcaacaattttTTGACAAAAGTTATGTCAACAATCCCAGATGCTCCGTAGCctgtttataaacgtggcgcgcacacaccataaacaagactcccacggacacgactttgcagacaaccccctgGGGGATGcactgataccactttgtcacaccccgacctgggtgtgatggcacccgaccctcctcgcagtcgagcgaacccttaaacgttcgcgttactaaaacctgtcatctcgaaaatttttaagaaacatgaaacttttcaaacaataatcattatctgaGAATGCATACTcctttaacatttacaaattattcgcacttccccgacgcactatccacaggaatcgtccgcaaagtctctaacatgctAAAAACcacgacacgaacactttgactctaAGAACACCCGaaccgaggtggagctcgccaccCGCGGAACAACTTCTAACgtaagtcttctcttcatcggGGTGTACCGCGTGtgcatgaaaacgcagcccccgaaggcgCAGAGATCAAGAcggatatgtaccgagtatgcaaagcgattacaaataacaatcaccgctcaatttagaagaaaagaaatcacaatcaagctcattacccgTGTTCCGCCGGGAggaaaatataaacgtatacggggtcctagaacaacccttaagtaaataatacaaatgaacacacattccttaagcaaaggatgtAACCTAACCCGTGTGGCGctccgacataccaatgaaatagtccttcggacggccgctttccggcgcaataataatgatgataataataataataatagtaataataataataataatagtaataataataatagtaatccccttcggcaTTCCTCccgcataataatgatgatagcccctttgggcattgccgcttccggcataataatgatgatagccTTTctgcattgccgcttccggcataataacgATGATAGCCCCTTCTCGGGCATTGCCACTCCTAAGATAATAACGATGATAGCCCTTCGGCACCGCTTCGCATAATAATggcggccccttcgggcatgccggtccgacatacgtctatcccggccccatcgacATCTGGCCCCGCATCCCAGCTCCTTTCGGGCATGCCACCGTGACATAcgctatcccggccccatccgGCACGGCCACTccgtgacatactactaatcccAGCCTTctacaatgataataataatgagatatcgcactccccttcggagtggttttgaaaagtttaaataataaaatctcacccCCATCGGGAGTGGTTTTATACgcacccttcggagtggttttagaaaagcctagaaaaatatatcacacccttcggagtggttttacgaaagctttagaaaataatatatcacacccttcggagtggttttaggaAGGTTTATagaatatcacactcccttcggagttgGTTTtgaaagtttataaaatatcacttaatgaagccatttatggtagtttcaagacaattcgattacattcctgcaagttacggacgtttgagcatttttccaacaagttgtaagaattctagttcaatcgcactgaataaatagtgctcaatttcagaatcgaatttcgatgaacagaataacccccgaggctcaaattcaagcctagtacacctaggacatgccaaaagaaggagagggatagcttcacatacctttctcgcttgccaagctcatcaaaactccaatcccgtttcgccaaaaatctttttcttctaacttcttcacctcctcaagtgttgaatcGACAAAACCAACGGCtcatcttccgaaataattgcaccacgttgtagagggaccttgaattggtaggaatatagcaagaaaataatttttgggaagagatttttgggagaaattctctatgccatggccgaataggccatagCCTCGACTCTCCAtctttctttgttcttgttttctttctttctcaagtttcatgaacttATGGGAGTATATATAATATCTCATAATTCTCCTCCACTtatctatatttataaataagtccctcaagttggtcacatggctttctttcttccttttctagattttttcttattttcttgaaaattcttgaaaattctaatgTCATACggccctttcttctttttattatcAAACATGGCCCTTATATGGGCCATAGCCCATTTTTTTCCctccatggccggccacacttgtggtttgggcctcttttttttctttttttttttccaagcccaattatttgtgGCTAGTTTCCGTAATTCGTGAAACCATTTTCCcaattttcaattttgcccttagccttcctcgacaTTTTCACACCAATACTTCCCATGACCAACttacatgttaaataaaaatcaaatatgaccTTATCTCTTAAAAGCCaccattatttcaaatttatccgattgtataaaaatacgggatataacacaaattCCGAAGGCTATTTTCAATATATCTTTGGAAAGGATTGGTTTCGATTCCAACAACCTCTCAGGTAGAATTCTAGCCACTACAAAGTTCTCATCTTTCCAAACAACAAGTGGAGCCACGTGCTTAAGGGTGTCAACCGACCACCCTTCATTTAAAAAATTGCACCGTGTaggtaaaaaaatatttttatgtatatatattacatattgaCACCTCTTGACTTCTTcgtagatttatttttttatattttgacaccccttaataaaaattctggctccgccactgcttcCAAACCTTAAAGGACTTCTCTTGCAAGACAATCAGCTCGAAGGGGTAATTCCTCGGTACATCACAAATGCTTCCAAGCTTGAGATGTTGGAACTATCAGAGAATTTTCTCACAGGCACTATTCCTAATAACTTAGGAAATCTTCATGAGTTGCAAGCACTGTTCCTACATCATAATCAACTTACCAATGAACCAAGAGAGCATGAATTGCGATTCTTCGATTCTTTGGCGGAATGTGGGATGTTGCGATACTTACAAGGGTTCTCATTTCGATACTATTGGAAATCTTTCATCTAGACTTGAAGTTTTTGAAATAGCAGTTGCACACATCAGTGGCTTCATTCCCACTAGTACAGGCAAACATGAGCGGTCTTACAACCCTAGGCTTTCTAGGAAACAACTTGGCAGTAAGTATTCATTCTGATGTTGGTAAGCTTAAACAACCCCAAGGGATGTATCTAAATAACAAATTGCAGGGACATATTCCAGAGGCGGTGTGCCATTTATCTAATTTGGTTATATTATCTTTAGATGGTAATGAGCTCTATGGATTAATTCCAGCATGTATAGGAAATCTTAGCGTGCTGTTGTAACAGCTTAATTTGGGTTCTAACAGATTTTCATCAAAGTTTCCTTTGATCCTTTGGAAAATGAGTGGTCCTCTCTATCTAGATGCGTCGCAGAATTCAATAGAGGGAGAGGTTCCAGAGGATATTGGAGGACTGAAGGCCATTGTAGAGCTAACTCTTTCCAGTAACCACTTTTCCGACAAGATACCAAGCAAATGTGGGGACCTCCAAAACTTGAAATCTCTTGACCTATCGATCAATTCATTTTCAGCCTCAATTCCATTATCCTTTGCCAACTTGATAAGCTTAGAAGACTAGAATTTATCTTTAAATGACTTGTCAGGTACTATTCCTAAGTCGTTGGAGAAGCTCTCATACCTTAAAAGCATTAATGTCTCATTTAATATTTTACATGGTGAAATTCCCGATGGTGGTGTGTTTGCAAATTCCACTCGCAATTATTTTCGGGCAACAAAGGTCTATGTGGAATGCACATTTCAGAGGTCTCGCTGTGCTCTCACTAATCTTCGACAACAATCCTTGTCTAAGGAGCTTCTGCTAAAAATTGTTACTCCAGTTATTATTTCATCCTTTCTAATATTATTGTTGGTCTCAATTGGATAATGAAAcgcaagaagaaaggaaagtcCAAAGATGTTGAAAAGGTTCCGGAGATCAGGACTTACCAATTGATTTCTTATCATGGGATTCAACGAGCAACAAATAATTTTGATGGATCAAATTTAATTGTTGTGGGAATTTCCGGCTCTGTGTACAAAAGCACATTGTCTAGCGGAATTGTTGTGGCCATAAAGGTTCTAGATTTGGAAAATGACAATATATGCAAGGGGTTTGATATGGAATGTGAAGTCATGAGAATGTTCAACACAGAAAGCTTGTTTCGGTGATCACTACTTGCTTGAAGCAAACACATAAAAGCCTTTGTTCTGCAATACATGCCCAATAAAAGTCTTGATAGTTGGTTGTACAAAGATGATCGCCACTTGAACCTTCTTCAAGAGTCACCATAATGTTTGATGTGGTTGTGGCATTGAATATCTACATCATGGTAATGACACCCCGATAGTTCATTGTGACTTAAAGCGCCCAATGTTCTTTGATGAAAGAAATGGCGGCACATGTTGGTGATTTTGGCATCTCTAAGATTTTAGCTGTAAGCAATTCCATGGTACATACAGAGGCATTGGGCACTCTTGGATATATTGCTCCAGGTATACTAGTCTCTTTCTATTTCCGTTATATATCTAAGACCgcctttcttttttattttcacaaaaaatcataattaagcCCTTCAAAATTCtagcaataaataaaaatcaagtTTAGCACCTAATTGTTGTTATACATCGGATGAGTAATTCCTTctcatttttgttcttttaagAATATGGCTCGGAGGGAATAGTATCCACTAGTGGTGATGTTTACAACTATGGCATCATGCTAATAGAGGTTTTGGCAAAAAGAAAACCAACAAATGAAGACATATTCAATGAAAATGTTGGTTTGCGGGAGTGGATAAGGAGAGCATTTCCAAGAGCTATGATGGAAGTTGTGGATGCCGATATTTTTCATTAGGAGAAACAAATCACTTTCAAAAGTGAGATTTGCATAATTTCCATGATAGTATTGGCTTTAGATTGCACAAAGGAAATGCTAGAATCAAGAATAACCATGAAAGATGTAGTCAAGAGgcttaacaa is a window from the Lycium ferocissimum isolate CSIRO_LF1 unplaced genomic scaffold, AGI_CSIRO_Lferr_CH_V1 ctg10782, whole genome shotgun sequence genome containing:
- the LOC132041590 gene encoding leucine-rich repeat receptor-like serine/threonine-protein kinase BAM3; the encoded protein is MNQESMNCDSSILWRNVGCCDTYKGSHFDTIGNLSSRLEVFEIAVAHISGFIPTSTGKHERFSSKFPLILWKMSGPLYLDASQNSIEGEVPEDIGGLKAIVELTLSSTIPKSLEKLSYLKSINVSFNILHGEIPDGGVFANSTRNYFRATKVYVECTFQRSRCALTNLRQQSLSKELLLKIVTPVIISSFLILLLVSIG